The DNA window TTCCTTCAGGTACAGCAGATACCACAAGAAGGTTTTGCTCGAAAGAAAAAACTTTAACCagaaacaatttatataaaataaaaatctaacaAAATTTGCTTCTGAGTGTGTACTGGTTCATCAGATTCGATACTTGAAGTATATGTTGTTCTCCATTTGAAAGAATGTGGtcagtttagaaatattttgtatacgATGCATGtggatatgaaaaataaaacaaatatttgaagtaGATTGTAAGTTCCTTTTGTATCACGTAAGAAAGtttgatgttttgaattaagcacagaacCGATTGAGCTAACATGGCCATCTAGTGGTCAGATACtgaatgtttaaatattcacATCCATATTTTTATCTAGACGTGAAGATCATTGGTTTGTAGATCTACTCAAACTTTAATCATAGTAAATTAAATTTGAAGATCGTTCACATGAAGTACATTGTATTGCATACCATATGCTTTACAAAATTTTCCCATGTAAGTATTAATATTCATAGATAACGtaagtaacaacaaaaattgatGTACCAAAAAATTAACCCGGTTTGATAGCTTATTAGCTTACTCTTTTCCTTTTTACTTTCTATTTCTCCTTTCATTTGCCTGAATAAATGTTATAAGATTATGGTATCTCAAATGATGAAAGAGGTAACTTCTGTGTCTAAAATATGTGTAAATATGAGTGAAATGAATCACAGtgaaacatatttattactttcaACTTCAGTTATCTTAAAAAATCAGTCATCATCGTACGAAAAAGAGAAATTACACAAACAAAGTAGAAAGTTTAGATAAAATTAATAGAAGTTACCTTTATGTAGAAATTTACTGTGTTGTTTAaccaaacacaaaaataaaagtttcgtGAACTTAATCatatgtgtttaaatatatgtGGTGTTTGTGATTATGACAATACTATCAcgtaataaaacagttaaaataggTTCAAAGGGTTAGAGCAGCTGAATCTGTCTACTGACAGGTCCACTTGACAAAAACTCTAcgtttttgcttatttttaatatgtgtctttataataataaaacatgcaaataattttgaagtggtaAACAACTACTAAGCTACTCTTAATCGAATAGAAAGATGAATCGTCACATTATTCATTTAgtagaataatattaatagttacaTTATTCCTCACGAGaggaaggattgtttgtttgttttggaatttcgcacaaagctactcgagggctatctgtgctagtcgtccctaatttagcagtgtaagactagagggaaggcagctagtcatcaccacccaccgccaactcttgggctactcttttaccaacgaatagtgggattgaccgtaacattatacacccccacggctgggagggcgagcatgtttagcgcgacgcgggcgcgaaccccctcggattacgcgtcgcacgccttacgcgtttgggcATGCCAAGCCTCGAGAGGAAGGAAGTAAATAATTAACCTTCGTAGTAGCTCAATGggcaaaaacattcattattcaTTATACTGGTGAAATTGTGTTCAAATCCTAGATGTCGGGTTAATATATTCGTTCATAAATGTGAGATGTTCAACCAACTAaggtataatataaatatcataatatcaAGATGTGACACTAGGTTGGAAAGTACAAGTACCACAGTCTCAGAACGTGATGCGAATAAAACGCTCAGATTATCTTTAAAACATctcaaaatattagtttttttcgttttcaatattgtttatggGCTCTTTATCTAACCATATATAAGTGAGAGCTTTTAgcatatgttttactttttatgttctcTTTTGTTTGCCTTCAGTTGTTCATTACTAAAATGTATGTTGAACCAGCATGTCTTATTACGGCAACGGGTATTTCATTCAAATCATCTTTTTGTACACGgaaattttcaattaatattgaaattatttgtttgactAAGTTATATATGTCTCTAGCTAACGACAACAATGAGTATTCGATCGCCACAActacttaattaaataacatttagtaagaaaaaataatccttatttaattaaagttgtgTAATAATCTTCTCCATTACTTTAATGGAGTATACATATGGTTTGCTTATCACTAAGCTATACTTGAACATTTCACGACGGAACTAATGTAATGTATCAAGCAAATTAGTACCTCATGTCaatcaattattaaattaaataattttgtttttcaacttgaCTGAAACCCGTTGCCGAGCTTGATAgacctttcggccgtgggggcaaTATAAAGTGATAATTAATACTCATTGGGAAAGAGGTGGTGGTGCTTGAATTTTACCAGGTGCTTCTCCCTCATCATCAGTCTGAAAGTTTAGagcagttagtgcagatagttttcgaatagttttgcgtgaaattcaacaaataaacatatctttcaaatgacgtttttattttaatatgtattttgctTCTAAATGTTTCAAAGAATTAAACAGAACTTGATTTTTGCCATTTTGTAGACTGTTAGTATAATATACAAGAACTGTGGTGGAACACTGtaagaattaatatataaattatataaagagaGATAAATGATGGAACAAAATATCGTTCCTCAGTTAGAGAACTAATAAATTCGACCTTTGGATTTCCAGtcacaatatttaaaactgtttttgtagaATGACAAACAAAGTATTAGAGGAAAAAGAAAGAACGTTTTAATTTCAATAGTTAAGTATACAAAGGCATTATACACCTGCTTACAAAAGCTTGTTAAATCACACATGTTAACAAAAATTTTATCGTACTtgcttttaaaattgtaaaattacacGTCATAAAGCTGGTTTAATATTGACTCTCAGTTTGCATTAACTAAATAATAACCAGTTAATTTTTTAACACAACTAAAAAAGGCCAAATCTCTACGTATTACATTGGGTATAGTACATATTCATTCATGATTTAAATAAGccataagtaaaatatttcttgttatttgagAGGTCAAACGCATATCTAGCCCTGTAAACCTTTCGGGTCCATACCTAGGAGCTTACACATTCTGGTACTTTGCACAAGAACTTCCCAGCCTCATCTACCTGAAATAAAAATAGCAATTGTATTTACACAACGTATCTAAAAATTATCCTTTCTAGTAATATAATTGTTATCTCATAAATCTCATAATACTTTTCGTGAAAATGAATTTCAAAGCAAAATAAGTAAACGTCTTAAAGTATTTTAGTAGcaatgaaatgtatatatttattgtatttagaacttaatGACTTGTCGCTAAAAAGAGCTGTAAAGTATAAAAGTACGTATTTTGTTTCGTACAAAGTTACTAAGTCTAACAGCTTAACACAAGAATGCCTCTAATCGATAGTATCCATCGCCTTCTCTGGGAcgacactcttttaccaacgaactgtggaattgatcgttacattataatgctcccacagctgaaaaggagaGAATATTCGGCGCCGGCTTTCGATTCTGCTACGCACAGATCGCGAGTCAAGTGCTCTGCCCATTAGATCTGAAGTTTTGCTAATCACATTGTATTTTCCGTTAGAAACAAATACTTCGTGGGTATAAACTTTGCAATGTAAACATCAGTTCTGAAACATAGCCACTtgagtataaaaaacaaaatatccgTGAGCAGACCCcttatttatttggaattaatgtcgaatgaaaaagaagaaaatctGTTGTCaacaaatgtttgtaaattacaaaatgtttacacaAACTGGAAAAGATTTAGGTTTCATTAATACCGACAATCAATAAGTAACGCCACATGGTCTCATCATAAACATCACACACAGgaaaatgtcataaaataatgATACGTCTATCACATttgtataatttagaaaatgttaGTTTGAAACACCTACCAAAAGTATAAATTATGGAGAACCTTAAAAGCCTTACATCCATTAAGAAAACTAACGAAAGGATTGTACGTCGTATCTCGTTGATTAACGACTACTGCAAATTTCGTGTTgacaaatacaaaacattaaatagtaCTGACCGACAGAAATACCCTCCAGGTATTTTttatgatttacattatagttggATATCttcatatgttaataaatatcttaatttttgttattaacctactaaaatatgtaacttttaaatattctgaaataaatgaTGCACGTTAACATTTTCAAATCGAACTAGTAATCCCACGAAACAGccaattatttgttgttgtgtcTTCTGAGATATCTTATTCTATATTCTACAATTAGTATCCTGTGGTATATCTTATATTCTACCACTAGTATCTTTTGGTATATTATGTTATCTACTATAAGCATGTTTTGGTAAATTGTGTGTTCTACTGTTAGTATGCTTTGGTATATTCTATACcttactgttaaaatattgtggtatatgaatattttatgctgtttttcCCCTCATCACGGTATAATGAGACGGTTTTTAGGTTTATTGTTCGTTGAGTAAGGAGACTTTCTTTTCCCCCTAACGGATTCTGTACCACACAAAATAGTGAAGTATGTAAGTTTATGTATGGAGGTAATAACTGCATACAACAGTGCTAAAATagtctgtatattatttatattaacaacataATTTGTATGAATAGTGTGTACTCTTGATTTCAATCAGTtgcaaaaacgttttattttatactgaGGAGATTAATTACGCtttatgaaaacaatattcaaaatCCTTTAAGAAAAGATTTCTAACACAGCAAATTTTCCACGCCAACGTACGTGGACGTCGGTTTTCAAGGCCTCGTTTACGTAAATAAAAGGCACAGAAGTTATTTGGAACAATACAAGAAGGATCTGACAGCTACGTGGTCGAAAGTTTCAGTCTCTTTTGCTATTTTCTCGTGAAAATAGCGTATGGTTTTGAAGTGTGACTTGGAACTTGTATGCTTTTAGATTCATAATGTGATTGTACTAAGACTTCTTTTCCagtttaaaaatctattttttaaagttgttttgaaatacagatctttttaatttattttaataaactcgATAAACTATAATGTACTTGTTATTTCTCTGTTACAACAGTTTTGATGCATTACAGTATGAAATATGTCTCTCCAATAAATACCTTTATCTGAAGTATATGCTACAAGTACAAAATCATAAAGAAAACTCTATCTACACAAACACTCTGTACATATGAACCTTCAACTCCATCATGCATTCATTAATTTCAGTTACGTTCGTGTAGATAAACTCCTGAAAAATCAGTCAAACATGTAAAAACGTTAAGCACAGTATACATAGACTTATAACAATTTGTAACCTTATGATTTCAGTTAAAGGAAATTACAGAAGGAAACAGCTGTAACatgaagtataaaatatttaacttcgtGATTTAAGTTAAGGGATACGACAAGCGgaaattacaataaatgtaatattattaatacattcgtCCTCCTTGTCATAGGTAAGTTTATGCACTTAAAAAGCTAAAATCCTATATCTGAGTCCTTGCGGTGGACAGTGTGAAGACAGATCATTGTGCaattttgtgctaaaacaaaagAACCAAACCAGCATTAATATGCACAAGATTTATAGGAAGCAGTTATTAACAGAAAACTTCAGTATGTATGTTACTTTTTTATGAGAGTAAAAAAAAACGGCGAAAATGATGTTAGCTATCCAAGATGGGTATTAATACTAATCCGGCatagccaaatggttaaggcacttgactcgtaatctaagtgtcgcgggttcgaatccccgtcacaccaaacatgctccccctttcagccgtgacggtcaattccactattcattggtaaaaagtagctcaagagttggcgatgggtggtcatgactagctgtctatcctctagtcttacactgctaaattaggaagggccagcgcagatagcactctagtagctttacgtgaaattcaaaagaaacttaaTTACTGTTTCTGTTACTTGCATCATACAACTTCACCAATGTTCTTAACATGATTTAGCAGCAATCACTGTAAAATAATTCATGGATTTACTTCTAAAGTCTGCAGGAGATATTCAGTTTACAGTTGAgtgaatatttatgaaatataaaatgaaagtatgtGTTAtgattgtaacaataaaatatatggaGTAGTTAATAATCACCAAGTTCTTATTATCTTCCTGTAGTTATTCAAAACTCCATAAATAATTAAGAGTTCTAATGATGCATAATGACCTATCGATTTGAAAGATATACCtgatataaatttcaaaaatgtgCTTTTATAGAGAATACGTTAATCGTCTCTATTTTTGAAGCAACAAACTAAAGGAAATGCCCCTCAGTGGTACAACAGAAAGCTTtgagacttacaacgttaaaaaccgcatttcgatacttgtggtaggcACAGAACTTGTAGCGctaattttttagtttttgcttaacaataaacaaattagaagaaaaaaaacttatcGACGCCACCAAtaccaattctttggctactttttactaaaaacagtgagattaaccgtcacattataaaacttcTACAACGGAAAGGACTAAACTGTTAAGCAACGGGTTTCAGTCTCGTGACCCGATGAATGAGAGTCGATCGTCCTTACCATCAGGCTGCTATCAAAGTTACAACTTTATTCCTTTCTTTTGATGGGTCAGTGATATATTTATGAAGTTACAACGCTCAAATATGGGGCTTGACTCTCTACAGTAGACAGTGTGCGAATCGTCCATTCTGTAGCTTTTACTAAAGAAACTATTGCTACTTTTCATCATGGCGTTTATTTAATTGTCAAACGTTATTGAATTTGTATattcatttttactgttttaacttattatgctatttatgttCATTTATATTGTATCACTATCTTTTAATATCCACTGGAAAGTTTGCACTGTTTATCATtctgaaacagttttcaaaacatTGTGACAGCtcacatattaattttttctttacatcgtattttcattttaaaacaattttataaaatctcAACCAAAAGCATTTGGGAAAAATGATATTACTATAAAAGCATATATGATTAATGACTTCTATTTTTTACTCTCAAGTTTTTCGTTAAAAGTGTCTTATTGTTAGTTCTCAGGCTATTGAAACTGagataaaacaaacatgtaaagtAATGGTTCTGAGGTTCAGTTAAACAATATGAAAAGAATAACTCCTTCTGTATCACTTCTAACCGAagaaacatattttgttacatttgcaCACCCATCAATACTCTTCCACGTGAAAATGTTTGTACAAAGTATTAGCTgttgaaaatgaaacaataaagcTAAACTGACTTTCAGGGTTATTCTATAACGTTTTTAGCTTAGCCTAGAAAAGGCAAACTGAAAATTTTCTTAGTTCCATACGTTAATTAGCCATAAAATAGAACTTTCCTGTGAATGTAGGAGAAACAATTATAAGTCATTCAGAAAAATCATAAAGGATTGGCTGGAGTATCAAAAACAAAGCATCGTTAAGCATAGAGATGCACATTGGTCTATATGTGCAGttcacaccacgggtatcgaaacccagtttttaacgttataaactttcaaacttaCCGCTTAGTCACTGGTGAAGAAGGGGACATGACACAGTAACAGTCaataaaacttgtgtaaaaaGAGTTTTGTGAAGAAGCATAATTAATTTACTTGAAAATACTTGGCTCTGCAGGGGAATTTCTTTTTGGAACACGAGTCACGGCGGATGCACTTTCCGAATCTTCGCAGACAGCGGAAATCGTCCGGAGAGCATTTGATGCAAGTAAAACCTTCCACAAATTCACATGCTCGGCAAGATGTATGCTGGCACGCTCCTTGGCATTCTTGCTTCTCTTCAGCGTTATATctgagaagaataaaaaaaaaaagcctagaCTTGTACATGTGTTGATGCCTTTCCTAGTTACACAGTTCTACCTTTGATTAATGGGTTTTTCCTTAAACTAAgattaaattcattttttcttttgtgtgtgctCCTTTTCAGTAGTCCCTTTacttttcttttcatttgtttgtttgtaagatA is part of the Tachypleus tridentatus isolate NWPU-2018 chromosome 4, ASM421037v1, whole genome shotgun sequence genome and encodes:
- the LOC143249125 gene encoding uncharacterized protein LOC143249125 isoform X2; amino-acid sequence: MGDPNLPPDQIPAQEAHSLFCEPKCSSSFCLQNPRAICSARYNAEEKQECQGACQHTSCRACEFVEGFTCIKCSPDDFRCLRRFGKCIRRDSCSKKKFPCRAKYFQVDEAGKFLCKVPECVSS